A single window of Ictalurus furcatus strain D&B chromosome 3, Billie_1.0, whole genome shotgun sequence DNA harbors:
- the slc18a3a gene encoding probable vesicular acetylcholine transporter-A translates to MAEEGSGGLAQSAAVKLSEMGERTKQLGTAIKDPERQRRIILVIVCVALLLDNMLYMVIVPIVPDYLARLERESNNSSNSTENFDVQIGVLFASKAILQLLVNPLTGTFIDRVGYDIPLLIGLSIMFVSTCIFAFAENYATLFVARSLQGLGSAFADTSGLAMIADKYTEEAERSRALGIALAFISFGSLAAPPFGGVLYEFAGKRVPFLALACVCLADGILCMTVLKPFSSRTRENMPVGTPIYKLMIDPYIAVVAGALTTCNIPLAFLEPTIANWMEETMDASQWQIGLTWLPAFFPHILGVYITVKLAARHPHLQWFYGALGMVIIGASSCTVPACKNFEQLIIPLCGICFGIALVDTALLPTLAFLVDVRHVSVYGGVYAIADISYCVAYALGPVVAGKIVHDLGFVQLNLGMGLANVLYAPALLLLRNVCLMKPSHSERNMLLEEGATGLYDTIRLEECQAKKKKKGYSTTDNFLPVDENGIFAGNPRSYSQEETSDPEYA, encoded by the coding sequence ATGGCTGAAGAGGGATCCGGTGGCTTGGCGCAGTCTGCCGCGGTTAAACTCTCAGAGATGGGCGAAAGAACTAAACAACTAGGCACTGCTATAAAAGATCCCGAACGACAGCGGAGGATTATTCTAGTAATCGTCTGTGTGGCACTTTTGTTAGATAATATGCTTTACATGGTGATTGTGCCAATCGTTCCAGATTATTTAGCCCGCCTAGAAAGGGAATCAAACAACTCCTCCAACAGCACAGAAAACTTCGACGTTCAGATCGGTGTCCTATTTGCATCCAAAGCCATTTTGCAACTTCTTGTAAATCCTTTGACGGGCACCTTCATAGACCGCGTTGGATACGACATACCACTTTTAATTGGACTTTCCATCATGTTTGTTTCCACGTGCATTTTTGCCTTCGCTGAAAACTACGCGACTCTTTTCGTGGCGCGGAGTCTGCAGGGTCTCGGTTCGGCTTTCGCAGACACGTCAGGACTCGCTATGATAGCAGACAAGTACACGGAGGAGGCCGAGAGGAGTCGAGCCCTGGGCATCGCCTTGGCATTTATCTCGTTCGGGAGCCTGGCGGCGCCCCCCTTCGGCGGGGTGCTTTACGAGTTCGCAGGGAAGCGCGTCCCATTTCTCGCCCTCGCCTGTGTCTGTCTAGCCGACGGTATTTTGTGCATGACGGTCCTTAAGCCATTCTCCAGCAGGACCAGGGAAAACATGCCAGTTGGCACACCCATTTATAAACTTATGATTGATCCCTATATAGCAGTGGTGGCAGGTGCACTGACCACGTGTAACATCCCCCTTGCGTTTCTGGAGCCCACCATCGCGAATTGGATGGAGGAGACCATGGACGCGTCCCAGTGGCAGATCGGACTTACCTGGTTGCcggcttttttcccccatatttTAGGTGTCTACATTACTGTAAAACTGGCAGCGCGACACCCACACTTACAATGGTTTTATGGCGCTCTTGGCATGGTTATAATAGGTGCCAGCTCCTGCACTGTGCCAGCATGCAAAAACTTTGAGCAACTTATAATCCCCTTGTGCGGCATCTGCTTTGGCATTGCGCTGGTGGACACTGCGCTGTTACCCACACTTGCGTTTCTGGTCGATGTGCGTCATGTCTCTGTGTATGGCGGTGTGTACGCCATTGCGGACATCTCCTACTGCGTTGCCTATGCTCTGGGTCCAGTTGTAGCTGGTAAGATAGTACACGACCTAGGTTTTGTGCAGCTCAACCTGGGCATGGGCCTCGCCAACGTGCTTTACGCGCCAGCGCTGCTCCTTCTGCGCAACGTGTGCCTCATGAAGCCGTCTCACTCTGAGAGAAACATGCTGCTGGAGGAAGGGGCCACAGGCCTCTACGACACTATCAGACTAGAAGAGTGCCAAgccaagaaaaagaagaagggcTACAGCACAACTGACAACTTTCTGCCGGTGGATGAAAACGGTATATTTGCTGGAAACCCCAGGTCATACTCTCAAGAGGAAACATCTGATCCCGAATATGCGTAA